The following is a genomic window from Spirosoma foliorum.
ACGAATCGGGTTTTTAGCGAAGTGGTAGTTGGTAAAGCACTGCTTTGGGTTCTGTCGACCATTATTTTCGGTTTCATTTCCTACTTTGTTCCAGATTTTCGGGCACACCTCTGGTTGCACATTTGTACATACATAGGTTGTCTTGGTATCGTATTTTTTCCGGTATGGCTTTATCAGGCCATGGAAAATCTGGGTCGGGTAGCCCTGTTCAACATGATTACCAAGGTGCTGGTCATGTTAACCGTGTTTATTTTTATCCGACAACCAAACGATTACATCTACCAGAATCTTTCGCTGAGTCTGTCTCAGGTAGCGCTTAGCTTTATTGCATTCTTTGTAGCAGTCAAACGATTCAATATCACGTTTGCCTGGCCAGGCCTTACTAATATGTTGATACGGTTTCGTAATGATAGCACGCTATTCTTTACGTCTGTGGTCGCAACAATTTATGCTGGGTCGAATGTGTTTTTACTGGGTATCTTCAGTACGCCCTATAACGTTGGTATTTTTTCGGCAGGAACACGTATAGTCGGTATTGCGCAGGCCTTTGTTTCGCTGGCACTGAACCAGGCTTTCTTTCCGATTGTGGCCAGCGCCTTTGGCGAAAGTGAAGAGAAAGGTTTGACAGTTGTTCGGACTATCTTTTTTCCGGTGATAGTCCTGATGATGCTGATTTCGTTAGGATTATGGCTTATTGCTCCCGTTTTTATCTCCCTGTTTTACGGGGCCAAGTTCGACGATGCCGTTGTAGTACTACGTATTGTATCGCTTTTGCCAATTACACTGGGGCTTAATAATTTATTCGGTGTTCATACGATGCTTAGCCTGCGTATGGACAAAGCGTTTTTTCGGATTTCGGCTATTGGTTCAATCATTAGTTTATCGCTTAACGCTTTACTGATCCAGCGATTTGGACCTGCTGGAGTGGCCGCTTCCTGGGTCACAACAGAAGCTTTCGTTACCTTTTCTTTTTATGCCTACCTGCGTTATAAAGGTATTCAGGTAGTTAAGCTCGCGTATTTACAGGATGCCATTGCTTTCAGCAGAAACCGTTTGGCAGTCCTGTTTAAACAGTAATTATGAAACGTATAGCCGCGGTTGTTGTGACTTATAATCGACTCGATGATCTGAAGAAATGCCTGGTGAGCCTGCAAACGCAGACCCGGCAGCTCGACACGATCTATGTAGTCAATAATGGAAGTACAGATGGAACGAGTGAGTGGCTGGCAAAGCAATCGGACTTAACTGTACTGACTCAGGCCAATCTGGGTGGAGCTGGTGGTTTTGCTACCGGTATAGCCCAAGCTTACCACGATGAATACGATGGCATATGGTGCATGGACGATGACTGTCTGGCCACTCCGAATGCGCTCGATAATCTGCTTTGTTCGCCTAATATAGGTCCATGCATAAAAAACAGTGTATCGCTTAGTAGTCAGCTTAACGATGAACTGGCTTTCTTCGTCGATTTGCCTAATAAGGCTTTCCGGCATGCTGCCGATATGGCATCCTTCGATATGCTCTTCGGTGTTGCAGCCTTATTCAACGGAACCCTGATCAGTTCAGAAGTAATAAAGACGATAGGTGTACCCGACAAAAAACTGTTTATCTGGGGCGATGAGGTAGAGTACATGTCTCGAGCTCAGAAAATGGGATTCCCAGTAGTAACTATTCCGAAGTCAATATTTTATCATCCACCCAGTGTTGATCGGGACGGGATTCCCTGGCCGGGTGCCTGGAAAAACTATTATCGGATTCGTAATGAGCGCCGTGTTTTTCAAAATGCTCATGGTAATAAATACGGCTTTATCATGTTTCTGTTTTGGTCAATTCGGGCTACGTTCAATCAATTGGCTGCCTTTCGGAAAAATAGGATGTACAACTTCTTACTGTTTGCAGAGGCTTCTTTCGACAGTTTGCTGAATAATTTCCGCAAACGACCTGAGACAATTTTTACGCTTCGGCTTTACCGATTTATGCATAAATAACAACCCGTCATGAATGTACTGATTGTTACTTATCTGGCTCCTGTTTCACCTTCTGGTGTTATTACTTATTGTCGAACGCTATCTAATGATCTGGTAAAGGCAGGGGTAAATGTACATACTGTCAATGCCTCTGATACGCCCTCTGTCTGGAAAAAATGCCTGGGTGTTTTAAAGTATATCATGCGATCATTGGGTGGGGCTTTTTATGTTGTTTATGACGAATTTGCCTACTTCACAGGTATTTATCTGGCCGTTCGTAAACTGCGCACGTCGGACTTCGATATTATTCATGCACAAGATCCTCGATCAGGGATAGCGGCTTTTCTGGCCTTAGGCAAACGTGTGCCTGTGGTGCTGACCTGTCATTTCAATGACGACCCAGTTCGTGAGTTAGCTAACCAGTTTGCCCTTAAGCCACGTTTTACCCAAACACTCACGAGTTGGTATACTTACCTGTTTTCGCACATCAGTAACTACGTATTTGTATCCAACTACGCGTATACACAATCGAAACATCTTTTACCCAAAGAGATTAATAAAGAGATTCTCAGAAACACCGTTCGTCTGGATCGGCCTGCCAAACTTGCCAAGCCTGCATTGGATAAAGACACACGGTTGATAATTAGTAATGTAGGCTATATAGATGAGCGGAAGAATCAGAAACTTTTGCTTCAGATTGGACACGAACTTCGGAATCGGGGCATCGTTAATTTTGCGATCTGGCTTATTGGCGATGGGCCCAAGCGGGAGGAATATAGCCAACTGGCCCAGAAACTAGAGTTGACAGACTGCGTTACATTCTTTGGCCGACAAGCTTCGCCCTGGCGATT
Proteins encoded in this region:
- a CDS encoding flippase: MLSRKEAIVLTDAQLADASGELVASADVEAVAPKSSVLSKSTLKRFAVNVASLFSIHVANMLLPLLTVPYVVRIIGPERLGLLNFSQAFVAYFTLLINYGFDMAAVRTIAANRTNQDVTNRVFSEVVVGKALLWVLSTIIFGFISYFVPDFRAHLWLHICTYIGCLGIVFFPVWLYQAMENLGRVALFNMITKVLVMLTVFIFIRQPNDYIYQNLSLSLSQVALSFIAFFVAVKRFNITFAWPGLTNMLIRFRNDSTLFFTSVVATIYAGSNVFLLGIFSTPYNVGIFSAGTRIVGIAQAFVSLALNQAFFPIVASAFGESEEKGLTVVRTIFFPVIVLMMLISLGLWLIAPVFISLFYGAKFDDAVVVLRIVSLLPITLGLNNLFGVHTMLSLRMDKAFFRISAIGSIISLSLNALLIQRFGPAGVAASWVTTEAFVTFSFYAYLRYKGIQVVKLAYLQDAIAFSRNRLAVLFKQ
- a CDS encoding glycosyltransferase family 2 protein, translating into MKRIAAVVVTYNRLDDLKKCLVSLQTQTRQLDTIYVVNNGSTDGTSEWLAKQSDLTVLTQANLGGAGGFATGIAQAYHDEYDGIWCMDDDCLATPNALDNLLCSPNIGPCIKNSVSLSSQLNDELAFFVDLPNKAFRHAADMASFDMLFGVAALFNGTLISSEVIKTIGVPDKKLFIWGDEVEYMSRAQKMGFPVVTIPKSIFYHPPSVDRDGIPWPGAWKNYYRIRNERRVFQNAHGNKYGFIMFLFWSIRATFNQLAAFRKNRMYNFLLFAEASFDSLLNNFRKRPETIFTLRLYRFMHK
- a CDS encoding glycosyltransferase family 4 protein, yielding MNVLIVTYLAPVSPSGVITYCRTLSNDLVKAGVNVHTVNASDTPSVWKKCLGVLKYIMRSLGGAFYVVYDEFAYFTGIYLAVRKLRTSDFDIIHAQDPRSGIAAFLALGKRVPVVLTCHFNDDPVRELANQFALKPRFTQTLTSWYTYLFSHISNYVFVSNYAYTQSKHLLPKEINKEILRNTVRLDRPAKLAKPALDKDTRLIISNVGYIDERKNQKLLLQIGHELRNRGIVNFAIWLIGDGPKREEYSQLAQKLELTDCVTFFGRQASPWRLVAQSDLYVHTALNDNCPYSIVEAFAIGTPVLALPVGGIPEMVPANFGILHGENVSEMATEVTRYFDPYQRQQTAKAQRANASLAFNHEDNLKKLLAFYQQTIGKSVPNYTQSSYPL